The genomic region GCAGGACCGGTCCCTCTCCTGGATCGTGCAGCAGGCCTGGAAGATCGCCCGCACCGAGATCACCCGCTTCCCCTCGGTGAACGACGTGCTCTCCGGCGTCGCCCGCGAGGACGAGCGCGAGGAGAAGGGTCAGTAGTTTCAAGCGTTCCCCTTTTTTGACTCGAGCGGTATCGGGCGATAACGTCCGACCGCCTCGGGACGAAGAGGAAGAGGGGACGCCATGGCCACGCCTATCTCCGGATCATCCTTCGAGCCGGTCGCTCCAGAGCCGGTGACGGAGGGTGATCCGGGTTGGGCGTCGGTCGAGCCCGGACCGGGCAGGTCCGAGGCCGCTCCCCTCCCCGCCGACGACGGCGACCTCGAGCCCGGTGACGGTTCTCCGGCGGAGGGCGCCTCCGCCCGGCGCAGGCGCCCGGGCTGGTACCGGGCCGCGGCCCTCGCCGCCCTCGTGCTCGTCGCCACCGCCGGCGCCCTCGCCTGGCGCGCCCACCACCGCGCGCAGATCCTGGCGCAGGGGCTCGCGAAGGCGCGCGCCCTCGTCCTCCTCGACACCTACGGCGGGTACCGCGGCGCCGCCGACCTGCTCGACCCGCTGGCGCGGATGGATCCGGTCGAGGCGGGCTCGCTCCGCGCCCTCGCGCTCTCGATGCTGGCGCTCGACTACCGCGACGCGCCGGCCGAGGGGACGGCGCGCCGCCTCCTCGTCGAGCCCGAGCGCGCCGCCACCGTCCCCGAGAGCGCCCACCTCGCCCAGGCCGCCCTGGCGCTGCGCGCCCGGGAGGCCGGCACGGCCACGAGCCACCTCGGCCGGGTCCCCGCCGGCCCGCTCGCCGGCACGCTGCGGGCCCGCGTGGCGCTGCTCGCCGGCGCGCCCGCCGCGCTCAAGGAGGCGCTCGAGCCCGCGGCGACCGATCCCTCGCGCTACCCGGCGGCCCTGGCGCTCCAGGGAGACCAGCTCCGGCGCGAGCGGAGCTGGGAGGCCGCGCGCGCCGCCTACGCCTCGGCGCTCGAGCGCTCCCCCACCCACCCGCGCGCCGCCTTCGGGCTGGCCAAGCTGGCGCTCGGCGGCCATGCCGCTCCGGGCGAGGCCATGGCCGCGCTGCAGCGGCTCGTGGACGATCGCGCCGGCACCGGCGCGAGCGAGCGGGGGCGCGCCGCGCTCCACCTCGCCGCGCTGCAGTCCCGCGCCGGCGACCGGACCGCCGCGTACCACACGCTCGACGCGGCCGACCTCGAGCCGGCCGCCCGCACGTGGGCGGAGAAGGCCGCCGGCCAGGAGGAGCTCGAGCGCACCGCGTACCGGGTCGTCGAGGGCGCGCCCCCGTCGCTCCAGAGCGCGAGCGACGACGACGTCTACGAGCCGCCCCCGCCCGCCCCGCCGCCGGCCCCCAAGGCCGAGCCGCGCAAGGCGCCCGCCAAGGCGGCTCCGGTCGCGCACCGCCCGGCCAAGGCGAAGGTGAAGGCCAAGCCCGCCAACAGGAAGGCCCTGCCCGCCAAGGCCGGCAAGGCGGGGCCGAAGAAGGACGCGAAGGCGAAGCGGGGCAAGCTCACCCACGCCCAGGCGCAGAAGCCGGCGACGCGCAAGGTGGCGAAGAAGGGTCAGTCGGCGCGCGCCGACGCGCACCGCGCCCGGCCGGTGACGGTGGCGCGGTCGGAGTAGCGACGGCGCCGGACGCGACGAGGCCCGGCTCCTATTCGGAACCGGGCGGCGCCGGACGTGACGAGGCCCGGCTCCCCGATCGGAACCGGGCGGCGCCGGACGCGACGAGGCCCGGCTCCTGATCGGAACCGGGCCTCGACCGATCGAGCGGCGCCGTCGGCTAGATGGCGCGCACGTTCGCGGCCTGGAGTCCCTTCGGGCCGCGCTTCACCTCGAACTCGACCTTCTGGCCTTCCGCGAGGCTGCGGAACCCCTCCGCCTCGATCGCGGTGTGATGGCAGAAGACGTCCTCGCCCCCGCCGTCCTGGGTGATGAACCCGAAGCCCTTCGCGTCGTTGAACCACTTCACAACACCAGTCGCCATGCTCTTCTCTTCTTTCCACTTCGGACGGCAGAAAGGCCGTCCGGTCCCGGCCTCGAGAGGGCGGACCCTCCAACGATAATCGGCGGCTCTCGCGCGCGTCGAGGTCAGGCGGGCGCCCGCCCGGTCCCAGGCGGGCCGCCGCCCCTGCCCGCAGGACGGGCACGGAATTGCTCGCGCCGGAGGCAGCCGCGCGCCGCGAACGGGCAAGTGCCCGAGAACTGGTGCCCGAGTTGCGGGCACGCTCGGTGCAGAGGCAGCCGCCGCACTCCATGGAGGCAACGTGAACAAGATCGCCACCTTCGCGCTCGGGCTCGCTCTGCCGGCCCTCGCGCTCGCCACCCCGCCGGGTCAGGTCGACTCGGGAGACACCGCCCTCGTCCTGGTCAGCGCCGGGCTCGTGCTCCTCATGACCCCCGGCCTCGCGTTCTTCTACGGCGGGCTCGTCCGCGCCAAGAACGTGGTCCACACCATGATCCTGTCGCTCGTCTGCATGGCGGTGGTGGGCGTGCTCTGGATGGCGCTGAGCTACAGCCTCTCGTTCTCGCCCGGCTACGGCCCGCTCGACCGCTTCGTGGGCGGCCTCTCCTGGCTCGGGCTGCGGGGCGTCGGCGGCGAGGTGGCGAAGGATCTCGCGCCCACCGTGCCCCACGCCGCCTTCATGCTCTTCCAGGCGATGTTCGCGGTGATCACCCCCGCCCTCATCTCCGGGGCGCTCGTCGAGCGCGTCCGGGTGAAGGCGTTCGTCCTCTTCGTCGCCATCTGGTCGGTGGTGGTCTACACGCCGGTGGCGCACTGGGTCTGGGCGCCGGGCGGGTGGCTGCGCCAGCTCGGCGTGCTCGACTTCGCCGGCGGGACGGTGGTGCACATCAACGCCGCCGTCGCGGCGCTGGTCGGCGCCATGGTCGTCGGCCGCCGCCGCGGCCTGCGCCAGCCCACGGTGCTGCCGCACAACGTCCCCTTCGCTATCCTCGGCGCCGGGCTGCTCTGGTTCGGCTGGCTCGGGTTCAACGGCGGCAGCGCCCTCGGCGCGAACGGCCTCGCCGCGTACGCCTTCTCCAACACCTTCTTCGCCCCCGCCGCCGCCGCGGCCGCCTGGGGCCTCGCCGAGCTCTTCCTGTTCCACGGCAAGATGTCGGGCGTCGGGCTCGCGTCGGGCGCCGTGGCCGGCATGGTCGCGATCACCCCGGCCGCGGGCTACGTCACGCCCTTCGCGGCCACCCTCATCGGCGCCATCGCGGCCCTGGCCTCGCTCACCGCCGTCCGCTACCGCCCGCGGCTCGGCCTCGACGACTCCCTCGACGTCTTCGCGGTGCACGGCGTGGCCGCCACCCTCGGCGCGCTGCTCACCGGGATCTTCGCCACCAAGGGCGTGAACCCGGACGCGGCGGACGGCAGCCTGCGCCTCCTCGGGC from Anaeromyxobacter paludicola harbors:
- a CDS encoding TIGR04563 family protein, with translation MPGTDKRKQSLYFPEDMLTEIQNEANRQDRSLSWIVQQAWKIARTEITRFPSVNDVLSGVAREDEREEKGQ
- a CDS encoding cold-shock protein yields the protein MATGVVKWFNDAKGFGFITQDGGGEDVFCHHTAIEAEGFRSLAEGQKVEFEVKRGPKGLQAANVRAI
- a CDS encoding ammonium transporter, encoding MNKIATFALGLALPALALATPPGQVDSGDTALVLVSAGLVLLMTPGLAFFYGGLVRAKNVVHTMILSLVCMAVVGVLWMALSYSLSFSPGYGPLDRFVGGLSWLGLRGVGGEVAKDLAPTVPHAAFMLFQAMFAVITPALISGALVERVRVKAFVLFVAIWSVVVYTPVAHWVWAPGGWLRQLGVLDFAGGTVVHINAAVAALVGAMVVGRRRGLRQPTVLPHNVPFAILGAGLLWFGWLGFNGGSALGANGLAAYAFSNTFFAPAAAAAAWGLAELFLFHGKMSGVGLASGAVAGMVAITPAAGYVTPFAATLIGAIAALASLTAVRYRPRLGLDDSLDVFAVHGVAATLGALLTGIFATKGVNPDAADGSLRLLGLQALGVGVTMIWSGALSYGIFKLVGAVTPLRADDQDEWSGMDMSESGERAYISSDLDSGSSDHHHHAAAASPARAELHAAAK